Proteins from a genomic interval of Papaver somniferum cultivar HN1 chromosome 4, ASM357369v1, whole genome shotgun sequence:
- the LOC113273360 gene encoding uncharacterized protein LOC113273360, translated as MVILEAASSYDCWIWNAFFGLQRSQNDINVLHKSPLFENLKYGICSQVNFTINGNRYTHGYFLADGIYPKWSTLVQCYRHPLASEMGRSYSYFNSKQMELRKDVERAFGIMKRKFAIIYGPYRGLSTREMHKTMLTYIIMHNMVIQETRRNKNLTNHQDEDLRPEILPARGVPARNYAQMTSHIENITLYNKLREDLRANLWYEFGRDGGRVE; from the coding sequence ATGGTTATCCTTGAGGCTGcttcttcttatgattgttggatatggaaCGCTTTTTTTGGTCTCCAGAGATCTCAGAACGATATAAATGTTTTACACAAATCGCCTTTGTTTGAAAATTTAAAGTATGGAATTTGTTCTCAGGTAAATTTCACTATCAACGGGAATCGCTACACTCATGGTTATTTTCTTGCAGAtggaatttatccaaaatggtcaactttagttcaatgtTACCGTCATCCACTTGCAAGTGAAATGGGTCGTTCATACTCATATTTCAATAGTAAACAAATGGAACTGAGAAAGGATGTGGAACGGGCTTTTGGAATTATGAAGCGGAAGTTCGCCATCATTTATGGGCCTTATCGTGGTCTAAGTACTCGTGAAATGCATAAGACTATGCTGACTTAcatcattatgcataacatggtaattcaggaaactCGTCGTAACAAGAATTTGACTAaccatcaagatgaagacttaagGCCTGAGATTCTACCAGCAAGAGGAGTACCTGCAAGGAACTATGCGCAAATGACTAGTCATATTGAGAACATAActctgtataacaagttaagggAAGATCTCAGAGCGAATTTGTGGTATGAGTTTGGAAGAGATGGAGGACGAGTTGAGtag